In a single window of the Sulfurimonas sp. hsl 1-7 genome:
- a CDS encoding MASE1 domain-containing protein: MISLILKILFVSILYYWSAKSVSMLSLVESESVFAIWPPTGIALSALIIFGYRIWPGIFIGALILNLTLTPLLPSIQIAITNTIGPLIGFWILNKFTDKKIFTSLRSMLLFFVAIVVASLVTSLSGSFTLLLHQFITTQAFMNVWSSWFLGDLIGFLLITSLVISIFSEEEPFKHLFSIEGISLLLLLVTSSLIFFGPLELFDTVQYPVVYFLLLPLIWGVFRFTTVISVSMLLYISLVAIYGTILEYGPFLRTEPNQSLLLLQSFIGFLSVIILLMITIFREREESLNNAINLAATQNELLQRNRWYKELFDISPVGIALNKMSGEFIDVNSTLHEMCGYTKEEFTKLSYWDLTPIEYEEQEALQLESLRVEGKYGPYEKEYIHKDGHRFPVLLNGVKNVNNDGDEYIWSVVQNITELSKAHHDLKVNELKFRRIFEQANDGILIIENGVFTSCNEKALQMLRCEKDYIIGKSPDQISPLQQKDGTLSLEKVLSQNEDALNGISRLFEWQHLDPSGNIVDIEVSLGLIGDKDSTTLLCLWRDISERKQYEENLHRAKEKAEKANISKSQFLANMTHELRTPLNSINILSELLMHNSNNNLTSKQLEQLNVIHHAGNDLLLLINDILDLSKIEANKTSLHLNNLIFQDLVNSLNQLFQPVAQEKNIAMGIQISNDIDTIIYTDTHKVMQIIRNFISNALKFTHTNGEVNVTISSSDKPEYSVAISVEDTGIGIPEDKIESVFNSFEQVDGTTSRKYGGTGLGLAISNKLAHILQGKIILKSIINKGSKFTLYLPKTIDRKDIDNGLIECIDKESIRYKEGAVQNNIPEDTMEQHINSSIIEDNKQTNAQNITKFISGKRILIVDDDIRNVFALSSLIEGYCDSDVDIMTAFNGQEALEIIKSEELDLVFMDIMMPEMDGYETIEHINSLELKKFAIVILSAKPQERDQEKFAESGADFYLNKPIDSTDFENIIVELFGKN; the protein is encoded by the coding sequence ATGATTTCGTTAATATTGAAAATTCTTTTTGTCTCTATCCTTTATTATTGGTCAGCAAAATCAGTTTCAATGCTATCTTTAGTTGAGAGTGAAAGTGTCTTTGCAATTTGGCCACCTACCGGAATCGCATTATCTGCTTTAATAATTTTTGGATATCGTATTTGGCCGGGAATTTTCATTGGGGCATTGATTTTAAATTTAACTCTAACACCTTTACTACCATCCATACAGATTGCAATAACTAACACTATTGGGCCATTAATAGGATTTTGGATTTTAAATAAATTTACTGATAAAAAGATATTTACATCTCTTAGATCTATGCTTTTATTTTTTGTTGCCATAGTTGTTGCTTCACTTGTTACTTCTCTTAGTGGTTCTTTTACACTATTGTTGCATCAATTCATAACGACACAAGCTTTTATGAATGTATGGTCGTCATGGTTTTTAGGTGATCTTATAGGATTTTTATTAATTACTTCACTTGTTATATCCATATTTTCAGAAGAGGAACCATTTAAACATCTATTTTCTATAGAGGGGATATCACTGCTTCTGTTATTGGTAACAAGCAGTTTAATATTTTTTGGACCTCTGGAGTTATTCGATACAGTTCAATATCCTGTTGTGTATTTTTTGTTATTACCACTTATATGGGGAGTATTTAGATTTACAACTGTAATCTCTGTTTCTATGTTATTGTATATCAGTCTAGTTGCAATCTATGGAACTATATTGGAGTATGGACCATTTTTACGTACTGAACCAAACCAGTCGTTATTACTATTACAAAGTTTTATCGGTTTTCTATCAGTCATAATTTTACTTATGATAACTATTTTCAGAGAAAGAGAAGAGTCTTTAAATAACGCTATAAATTTAGCTGCTACTCAAAATGAGCTTTTGCAAAGAAATAGATGGTATAAAGAACTTTTTGATATTTCACCGGTAGGGATTGCTCTAAATAAAATGAGTGGAGAGTTTATAGATGTAAACAGTACACTACATGAAATGTGCGGCTATACAAAAGAGGAGTTTACAAAACTGTCATACTGGGATCTTACACCTATTGAATATGAAGAACAAGAAGCCCTCCAGTTAGAATCTCTTAGAGTAGAAGGAAAATATGGTCCATATGAAAAGGAGTATATCCATAAAGACGGCCACCGTTTTCCAGTATTGCTAAACGGTGTAAAGAATGTAAATAATGATGGTGATGAATATATCTGGTCTGTTGTACAAAATATCACTGAACTCAGTAAAGCTCATCATGACCTGAAAGTAAATGAACTAAAATTTCGTAGAATTTTTGAACAAGCTAATGATGGCATCCTTATTATAGAAAATGGAGTTTTTACTTCATGTAATGAAAAAGCGTTGCAGATGCTCAGATGTGAGAAGGATTATATTATTGGAAAATCTCCAGATCAAATCTCTCCTTTACAACAAAAAGACGGAACACTTTCACTAGAAAAAGTGCTATCACAAAATGAAGATGCATTAAATGGAATATCTAGACTTTTTGAATGGCAACATCTCGATCCTAGTGGTAACATTGTAGATATTGAAGTCAGTTTGGGCTTGATTGGAGATAAAGACAGTACTACATTATTATGTTTATGGCGTGATATTTCAGAGAGAAAGCAATATGAAGAAAATCTTCATAGAGCAAAAGAGAAAGCAGAAAAAGCAAATATATCAAAAAGCCAGTTTCTAGCAAACATGACACATGAGCTAAGAACACCCCTTAATTCAATAAATATTCTCTCTGAATTATTAATGCATAATTCAAACAATAACTTAACAAGCAAGCAGCTAGAACAACTCAATGTAATACATCATGCAGGTAATGACCTTTTACTCTTAATAAATGATATTTTAGATTTATCAAAAATAGAAGCTAATAAGACCTCATTACATCTTAATAATTTAATTTTTCAGGATTTAGTAAATTCTCTAAACCAACTTTTTCAACCGGTTGCACAAGAGAAAAATATAGCTATGGGCATACAAATCTCTAACGATATCGATACAATAATTTACACCGATACGCATAAAGTTATGCAAATCATTCGCAACTTTATTTCAAATGCACTCAAATTTACACATACTAACGGAGAAGTAAATGTAACTATCTCTTCTAGTGACAAACCTGAATATAGTGTGGCTATTTCTGTTGAAGACACAGGTATAGGAATTCCGGAAGATAAAATAGAGAGTGTGTTTAACAGCTTTGAACAAGTTGACGGAACTACAAGTCGAAAATATGGCGGTACAGGTTTAGGATTAGCGATTTCTAATAAACTGGCTCACATACTTCAAGGGAAAATCATTCTGAAGTCAATTATAAACAAAGGCTCTAAGTTCACACTCTATTTGCCTAAAACTATCGATAGAAAAGATATAGACAATGGTCTAATAGAGTGTATAGATAAAGAAAGTATAAGATATAAAGAAGGGGCAGTCCAGAATAATATTCCTGAAGATACTATGGAACAACATATAAATAGCAGCATAATAGAAGACAATAAACAAACTAACGCACAAAATATTACTAAATTCATTAGCGGAAAAAGAATATTAATAGTAGATGATGACATCCGTAATGTATTTGCATTGTCTAGTCTCATTGAAGGCTATTGTGATTCCGATGTTGATATCATGACTGCTTTTAATGGGCAAGAGGCTCTTGAGATAATAAAATCGGAAGAACTCGATCTCGTTTTTATGGACATAATGATGCCTGAGATGGATGGTTACGAGACAATAGAACATATCAACTCTTTAGAGTTGAAAAAATTTGCCATAGTTATTCTCAGTGCAAAACCTCAAGAGCGAGACCAGGAAAAATTTGCTGAGTCTGGAGCAGACTTCTATTTAAACAAACCTATAGATTCAACAGATTTTGAAAATATTATAGTGGAACTGTTTGGTAAAAACTAA